A single window of Flavobacteriales bacterium DNA harbors:
- a CDS encoding TIGR01777 family protein — protein sequence MNILIAGGTGLIGRHLAVQLHASEHQVFGLSRQPKAIPPFTRMFAWDPDRHIIDQDATTNIDVVINLAGKSLSDNRWTNANQQEMINSRVNATLTLYEALKANDSKPSLYIGASAVGYYPTENPQANHVETDPPSDKFLGQCCVQWEEAHATVSSLGIRSAIFRIGVVLSKEGGAFPLLYKPVKLGLGAALGTGRQVLPWIHIDDLCRMLSWPINNTRVHGTYNAASPNPTTQLEFSRALAKVAGKPHFLPAVPAFLLKIVLGRKAVIVLEGSSVSCAKCLTDGFTFVHTDLEESCQNLVE from the coding sequence ATGAACATCCTGATCGCAGGCGGAACCGGACTGATCGGCAGGCACCTTGCCGTGCAATTGCATGCATCGGAGCATCAGGTGTTCGGGCTTAGCAGGCAACCCAAAGCCATACCGCCGTTCACGCGCATGTTCGCCTGGGATCCGGATCGGCACATCATTGACCAGGATGCTACAACAAACATCGATGTGGTCATTAACCTTGCGGGTAAAAGCTTATCTGACAACCGGTGGACCAACGCCAACCAACAGGAGATGATCAACAGCCGCGTGAATGCCACACTTACCTTATATGAAGCGTTGAAGGCAAATGATTCCAAACCTTCGCTGTATATCGGTGCATCAGCGGTTGGTTATTATCCTACCGAAAACCCGCAAGCCAACCACGTGGAGACCGATCCGCCTTCCGATAAGTTTCTCGGACAATGCTGTGTTCAATGGGAAGAAGCGCACGCCACGGTTTCCTCCCTCGGCATCCGGAGCGCCATCTTCCGGATCGGTGTTGTGCTGAGCAAAGAAGGTGGTGCTTTCCCGTTGTTGTACAAGCCTGTAAAACTGGGCCTGGGTGCCGCACTGGGCACAGGCCGCCAGGTACTCCCGTGGATTCACATAGACGACCTATGCCGGATGCTATCCTGGCCCATCAACAACACCCGCGTCCATGGAACCTACAATGCGGCAAGTCCGAACCCGACCACCCAGCTCGAATTCTCCCGTGCACTGGCAAAAGTTGCCGGCAAGCCTCACTTCCTGCCGGCCGTTCCGGCATTCCTGCTGAAGATAGTACTCGGACGAAAAGCCGTGATCGTACTTGAAGGAAGCAGCGTTTCCTGCGCCAAATGTTTGACCGACGGTTTCACCTTCGTACACACCGACCTGGAAGAATCTTGTCAGAACCTTGTAGAATAA
- a CDS encoding Mrp/NBP35 family ATP-binding protein — MAIDKDAVLDALRNVDDPDLKKDLVTLGMIRDLEISGKKVKFSVVLTTPACPMKEMIQRACENAIIHFVDAEAEVEVNMTSNVTSGQSQGKPALEGIRNIIAVASGKGGVGKSTVAANLAAALARQGAKVGLIDADVYGPSIPLMFDVQFERPGMAEENGKKKMAPVQNYGVKLMSIGFFAEASQAVAWRGPMATKALQQMISDVAWGELDYLLIDLPPGTGDIHLTLVQTLPLTGAVVVTTPQKLAVADARKGIAMFRMPQINVPVLGLVENMAWFSPADFPDHIYHIFGKGGAETLAGEFDLPILGQIPLVQSIGEASEAGRPAALQEDTFQSQAFLELAGRVAQEVAIRNANMAPTEQVQMKTGV; from the coding sequence ATGGCCATTGACAAAGATGCAGTGCTGGATGCGCTGCGAAACGTAGACGATCCCGACCTCAAGAAAGACCTGGTGACCCTGGGCATGATCCGCGACCTGGAGATCTCCGGAAAGAAAGTGAAGTTCAGCGTGGTACTCACCACACCCGCATGCCCCATGAAAGAGATGATCCAACGGGCCTGCGAGAATGCCATCATTCATTTCGTAGATGCGGAAGCCGAGGTGGAAGTGAACATGACCTCGAACGTCACCTCCGGCCAGTCACAAGGCAAACCCGCGCTGGAAGGCATACGCAACATCATCGCCGTTGCATCAGGCAAAGGCGGCGTGGGCAAATCAACGGTTGCAGCCAACCTGGCAGCGGCCCTGGCCCGGCAAGGCGCCAAGGTAGGATTGATCGATGCCGATGTATACGGCCCGTCCATCCCCCTCATGTTCGACGTGCAATTCGAACGCCCGGGCATGGCCGAAGAAAACGGTAAAAAGAAAATGGCACCTGTCCAGAACTATGGTGTCAAACTCATGTCGATCGGCTTCTTCGCGGAAGCTTCCCAGGCAGTAGCCTGGCGCGGACCGATGGCCACAAAAGCCCTGCAGCAAATGATCAGCGACGTGGCATGGGGTGAACTCGACTACCTCCTGATCGACCTTCCTCCGGGAACCGGCGACATCCACCTCACCCTTGTGCAAACCCTTCCGCTGACCGGCGCCGTGGTGGTTACCACCCCCCAGAAACTGGCCGTGGCCGATGCACGAAAAGGCATCGCGATGTTCCGCATGCCACAGATCAACGTACCGGTACTCGGTCTTGTAGAAAACATGGCCTGGTTCTCCCCGGCCGATTTCCCAGACCATATCTATCACATTTTCGGAAAAGGCGGCGCAGAAACGCTTGCCGGTGAGTTCGACCTTCCCATCCTCGGACAGATCCCGCTTGTGCAATCCATCGGCGAAGCGTCGGAAGCCGGGAGGCCGGCTGCATTGCAGGAAGATACTTTCCAATCCCAGGCATTCCTCGAACTGGCCGGACGCGTAGCACAGGAAGTGGCCATCCGTAACGCCAACATGGCACCCACCGAACAGGTGCAGATGAAAACAGGTGTATGA
- a CDS encoding polyprenyl synthetase family protein, which yields MPDTSPISDWQKEIAIACEQYQPGVEPAGLYEPIRYILGLGGKRLRPVLVLAACDLMGGNPYDAIAPALGIELFHNFTLMHDDIMDQAPLRRNKATVHARWNINTAILSGDAMLVKAYQQFEACAPEVYGNVMKLFSKTALEVCEGQQLDMDFEAREDVALDEYMHMILMKTAVLLAASLKIGAYVADASERDADALYEFGLYNGLAFQLMDDWLDVFGDSGEVGKQVGGDILANKKTWFWLSVLKHGTEEQKALLKKWSAIHDQPDEKVAVIRDLFLSLSLDQMGLSEMKRYHQKAFQSLDSVSVPDERKEPMRSYFSALLSRTK from the coding sequence ATGCCTGATACAAGCCCCATTTCGGATTGGCAAAAGGAGATCGCCATTGCCTGTGAACAATACCAACCCGGGGTAGAACCCGCAGGCTTGTACGAACCCATTCGTTACATTCTCGGACTGGGTGGCAAGCGGCTCAGACCCGTGCTCGTGCTGGCTGCATGTGACCTGATGGGTGGCAACCCGTATGATGCCATTGCGCCCGCACTCGGAATCGAACTCTTTCACAATTTCACCCTGATGCATGACGATATCATGGATCAGGCACCGCTCAGGCGTAACAAGGCCACCGTGCACGCGAGGTGGAATATCAATACAGCCATTCTTTCCGGTGACGCCATGCTGGTGAAAGCATACCAGCAATTTGAAGCATGTGCCCCGGAGGTCTATGGCAATGTCATGAAACTGTTTTCCAAAACTGCGTTGGAAGTATGCGAAGGACAACAGCTGGATATGGACTTTGAAGCCAGGGAAGACGTGGCGCTGGACGAATACATGCACATGATCCTCATGAAAACGGCAGTGTTACTCGCTGCCAGCTTGAAGATCGGTGCGTACGTGGCGGATGCGTCTGAAAGGGATGCAGATGCGCTGTACGAATTCGGCTTGTACAACGGACTGGCTTTTCAGCTGATGGACGACTGGCTGGATGTTTTTGGTGATAGCGGTGAAGTGGGGAAACAAGTGGGTGGAGATATCCTGGCCAACAAAAAAACATGGTTCTGGTTGTCTGTGTTGAAACACGGCACTGAGGAACAAAAAGCTTTGTTGAAAAAATGGTCTGCCATCCATGACCAACCCGATGAGAAGGTGGCCGTGATCCGTGATCTTTTTCTCAGCCTGTCCCTGGATCAGATGGGGCTCTCAGAAATGAAACGTTACCATCAGAAGGCTTTCCAGTCACTCGACTCCGTGTCCGTTCCCGATGAGCGGAAAGAACCCATGCGGAGTTACTTTTCTGCCCTGCTCAGCAGAACCAAATAA
- a CDS encoding M4 family metallopeptidase encodes MKTSIPTGCIASLCILAMSSGLLHAQEITGQAAATLVPDATVVRVDPSRSSRPLFVSFDDASARHANKSGMELILSTVQAKPSDAYQLVKTEPDAMGYQHEKYQQLYKGIPVQGGEFRAHVLNGTVRSINGLYYDLGNINVTPSVPEASALQSALGFAGATKYIWQDQTEIENLRKVFEDPTLDFSPKAELWIVAPNFDASSGDFRLAYKYNIWAMEPDGRWELYVDAQTGEIIARNDLIHTADATGTAKTRYDGTQTIITDSYNGSYRLREAGRGNGIQTYNAQHGTSTGGAVDFTDSDNNWTSTANADDAGTSAHFAAEMMYDYLKKRHNRNSIDGNGFKLLGYVHWDNGWVNASWNGQYMRYGDGNGDPLTTIDIGCHEVAHGLTSESANLVYQNESGALNESFSDIFGTAVEWYATPSRGDYLIAEDIGAFRSMSNPNTYSNPDTYKGTYWETSSNDNGGVHTNSGVQNHWYYLLSEGKSGTNDNGNAYQVTGIGREKAENIAFRNLTVYLSSNSNYADSRYYSLQAAKDLYGDCSNEYAQTANAWYAVGVGDPVQCNVAPEPDFVADVTASCDGKVQFTDKSTFAPTSWAWDFGDGASSTQQNPSHTYTASGTFTVKLTATNAYGQNTDTKTSYVTISLLSPPTTQGDQVCGSGTVNLSASGSGNKYNWYDAANGGNLLYTGSPYSPSVSSTTSYWVEAVDEKAKVKGGPADNTIGTGGYFTANDLRGLFFDVTSSVYLRTVKVYANTAGDRLIEVLQGSDTGPVYASKTVTIPAGESRVTLDFYLQPGTNYFIKCTGDPTTTPSDVDLYRNDAGSTFPLNVGGVVSITGTNAGSDGYYYYFYDWEIQEKECVSERVEVVATVDPNGVNPTISADNSTVCAGDAVNMDAGSGYTAYQWSTGATTQTVTVNPTANTTYSVTVTASGGCTGNTSTSISVNPLPTPTITQDVNGTLFISGITGTHTYQWFRDGALISGATNDTYVPNVNGVYTVKVTDANGCTGESSPLTVLNVGIAQVGQDVALRLFPNPAGDQVNLSIEGKGTLQMEVINLIGETVIVKRNLPSGTHRISLAGLPDGVYMVRLIATDTQAQKVIRLVKGL; translated from the coding sequence ATGAAAACAAGCATACCCACGGGATGTATTGCATCCCTGTGCATTCTTGCCATGAGCTCCGGCCTTCTTCACGCCCAGGAGATCACAGGGCAAGCTGCCGCAACCCTTGTCCCTGATGCGACCGTGGTCCGCGTGGATCCCAGTCGATCCAGCAGACCTTTGTTCGTCAGCTTCGACGACGCATCAGCGCGACACGCAAACAAATCCGGAATGGAACTCATCCTTTCCACCGTGCAAGCCAAACCCAGCGATGCCTATCAGTTGGTGAAAACCGAACCGGATGCAATGGGATACCAGCACGAAAAGTACCAACAGTTGTACAAAGGCATTCCTGTGCAGGGTGGAGAATTCCGGGCGCACGTCCTTAATGGAACCGTGCGGTCTATCAACGGATTGTACTATGACCTGGGTAACATCAACGTGACCCCTTCGGTGCCTGAAGCTTCGGCCCTCCAATCTGCCCTGGGCTTCGCCGGTGCCACCAAGTACATCTGGCAAGACCAGACGGAAATCGAAAACCTGAGAAAGGTTTTTGAAGATCCCACACTCGACTTCTCCCCGAAAGCCGAACTGTGGATCGTGGCGCCGAACTTCGACGCTTCTTCCGGTGATTTCCGGCTGGCCTACAAATACAACATCTGGGCCATGGAACCCGACGGCCGGTGGGAACTGTATGTGGATGCACAAACCGGAGAGATCATTGCCCGCAACGACCTCATCCATACAGCGGATGCGACCGGAACAGCCAAGACACGTTATGACGGCACACAAACCATCATCACCGACAGCTACAACGGCTCTTACCGCCTGCGCGAAGCCGGGCGTGGCAACGGTATCCAAACCTACAACGCCCAGCATGGCACTTCAACCGGAGGCGCTGTGGATTTCACCGATTCCGATAACAACTGGACCTCCACCGCCAATGCGGATGATGCAGGCACCAGCGCGCACTTCGCCGCTGAAATGATGTACGATTACCTGAAGAAACGCCACAACCGCAACAGCATTGATGGCAACGGCTTCAAACTGCTCGGTTATGTACACTGGGACAACGGATGGGTCAATGCCTCCTGGAACGGCCAGTACATGCGGTACGGTGATGGCAACGGTGATCCACTTACCACCATCGATATCGGTTGTCATGAAGTGGCACACGGGCTCACAAGCGAAAGCGCCAATCTCGTGTACCAGAATGAATCCGGTGCGTTGAACGAATCCTTCAGCGACATCTTCGGAACTGCGGTGGAATGGTACGCTACGCCCAGCCGCGGCGATTACCTGATTGCTGAAGACATCGGTGCCTTCCGCTCCATGAGCAATCCGAACACCTATTCAAACCCCGATACCTATAAAGGAACCTATTGGGAAACCAGCTCGAACGACAACGGCGGTGTACACACCAACAGCGGTGTACAAAACCATTGGTACTACCTGCTGTCGGAAGGAAAATCAGGAACCAACGACAACGGCAATGCATACCAGGTAACGGGCATCGGCCGTGAGAAAGCGGAAAACATCGCCTTCCGCAACCTGACGGTGTACCTGAGTTCCAACTCCAACTACGCTGATTCACGCTACTATTCATTGCAGGCAGCCAAAGATCTTTATGGTGATTGCTCCAATGAATATGCGCAAACCGCCAATGCATGGTATGCAGTGGGTGTGGGTGATCCCGTTCAGTGCAACGTGGCCCCCGAACCCGATTTCGTGGCCGACGTAACCGCCAGCTGCGACGGCAAGGTGCAGTTCACCGACAAGAGTACCTTCGCCCCTACTTCATGGGCATGGGATTTCGGTGACGGCGCTTCCTCCACACAACAAAACCCGTCTCACACATATACCGCCAGCGGTACCTTCACCGTGAAGCTGACCGCTACCAATGCCTATGGACAAAACACCGACACCAAGACGTCTTATGTGACCATCAGCCTGCTCAGTCCGCCCACCACTCAGGGCGACCAGGTCTGCGGCTCAGGTACGGTGAACCTTTCGGCTTCCGGTTCCGGTAACAAGTACAATTGGTACGACGCTGCCAACGGGGGCAACCTGCTGTACACCGGCAGCCCATACTCGCCTTCGGTGTCTTCCACAACCAGTTACTGGGTGGAGGCCGTGGATGAGAAGGCAAAGGTGAAAGGCGGGCCGGCCGATAACACCATCGGTACGGGTGGCTATTTCACCGCCAATGACCTGCGCGGTTTGTTCTTCGATGTAACTTCATCGGTATACCTGCGCACCGTGAAGGTGTATGCCAACACCGCAGGCGACCGCCTGATCGAGGTGCTGCAAGGCAGTGATACCGGTCCGGTATATGCTTCCAAAACCGTTACCATCCCTGCGGGTGAGAGCCGTGTGACCCTCGACTTCTACCTGCAACCCGGTACCAATTATTTCATCAAGTGTACCGGTGATCCGACCACCACGCCTTCAGACGTGGACCTCTACCGGAATGATGCCGGCAGTACCTTCCCCCTCAACGTAGGCGGTGTGGTGTCCATCACAGGTACCAATGCCGGTTCGGATGGATACTACTACTATTTCTACGACTGGGAGATCCAGGAGAAGGAATGCGTGAGCGAGCGCGTGGAAGTGGTGGCCACCGTGGATCCCAACGGTGTGAACCCGACCATCTCCGCAGACAATTCAACGGTGTGTGCAGGCGATGCGGTGAACATGGATGCCGGTAGCGGATATACCGCTTACCAATGGTCTACAGGTGCAACCACCCAGACTGTTACTGTGAACCCGACTGCCAATACCACTTACAGTGTAACGGTAACCGCCAGCGGCGGATGCACGGGCAACACCAGCACATCCATCAGCGTGAACCCGCTGCCGACCCCTACCATCACACAGGATGTCAACGGTACCCTGTTCATTTCGGGCATCACCGGAACACATACCTATCAGTGGTTCCGTGACGGCGCACTCATCAGCGGTGCTACCAACGATACTTACGTTCCGAATGTGAACGGCGTGTACACCGTGAAGGTGACCGACGCCAACGGTTGTACCGGCGAGTCTTCTCCGCTGACCGTGCTGAATGTAGGCATCGCACAGGTGGGACAGGATGTGGCCCTCAGGCTCTTCCCCAACCCTGCCGGTGACCAGGTGAACCTGAGCATCGAAGGAAAGGGTACACTTCAGATGGAAGTGATCAACCTGATCGGCGAGACAGTGATCGTGAAACGCAACCTGCCATCCGGCACACACAGGATCAGTCTGGCTGGTCTGCCCGACGGCGTGTACATGGTACGCTTGATCGCTACAGACACACAGGCGCAGAAAGTCATTCGTCTTGTGAAAGGGTTGTAA
- a CDS encoding MMPL family transporter, with translation MWAYLSTFILRNRLAVLLSIGVITVFMGYKATSVQLSYEFASLLPKDDTTSIEYQRFKDLFGEDGNVLVIGVQNDHMYDLANYQAWYDLGETLRETDGIEEVVSISRLYTITKNEEKKKFEFKPLVAHRPETQAEVDSIKEAIHNLPFYEDILYRKNGATLMAITLDRNQLNSKSRITLVDNIVKHAQAFENNRNIKVHYSGLPFIRTAITAKVKKELNLFLFLAIGVTATILFLFFRSIMPVVFSMLVVIIGVVWSFGTIGLLGYKITILTGLIPPLIIVIGIPNCIFLLNTYHREYKKHGNQITGLSRVIRKIGSAILMTNVTTACGFATFSITESSVLKEFGIVASTNIMMIFLLSLLMIPTIFSYLKPPEEKHTKHLDNRRVKTFVERLILLISKRRAFVYGFTFSLLVVVVIGITKMHTTGNIVDDLPKDDPVYVDLKFFEEHFSGVMPFEVYIDTGKKKGVMQLNKMKKIEQLQKLIASYPEFSRPLSVVDVVKFSKQAYYNGNPKMFALPTGDSEMSFIAKYAPKDSAGSNPLKSFIDSTRQITRVSAQMADIGTTQIKRIRDDIRPKIDSIFDPSKYKVVLTGTSIVFLKGTDYLVNSLFVSVTLAVLLISFFMALLFRSFRMVLISLVPNMIPLLLTAALMGYLDIAIKPSTVLVFSIAFGISVDDTIHFLAKYRQELKIYDGNIKQSVLAALRDVGVSMMYTSIILFFGFGIFAASKFGGTMALGVLIAITLLIAMFSNLILLPSLLLSLDKAITSKAFREEPFIEIYDEEEDIDLNELTIHRFSGEQETSREARAGES, from the coding sequence TGAGCATCGGTGTGATCACCGTGTTCATGGGATACAAAGCGACATCCGTTCAGCTGTCGTACGAGTTTGCCAGTCTGCTTCCCAAAGACGATACCACCAGCATTGAATACCAACGGTTCAAGGACCTGTTCGGGGAAGACGGCAATGTACTCGTGATCGGTGTTCAGAATGACCACATGTATGACCTGGCCAATTACCAGGCATGGTATGATCTGGGTGAGACACTGCGGGAAACAGACGGCATTGAGGAAGTGGTATCCATCTCCCGTTTGTATACCATTACCAAGAATGAGGAGAAAAAGAAGTTCGAGTTCAAGCCATTGGTTGCTCACAGGCCCGAGACCCAGGCTGAAGTGGACAGCATCAAGGAAGCCATTCACAACCTGCCTTTTTACGAAGACATCCTGTACCGGAAGAATGGTGCCACATTGATGGCCATCACCCTGGATCGCAACCAACTGAACAGCAAGTCCCGCATCACCCTCGTGGATAACATCGTGAAGCATGCTCAGGCCTTTGAGAACAATCGGAACATCAAGGTTCACTACTCCGGTCTGCCTTTCATCCGAACCGCCATCACGGCCAAGGTGAAGAAAGAGCTTAACCTGTTCCTTTTCCTGGCCATCGGTGTAACCGCTACCATCCTGTTCCTGTTTTTCCGTTCCATCATGCCCGTGGTCTTTTCCATGCTGGTGGTGATCATCGGTGTAGTATGGTCTTTCGGAACCATCGGACTGCTGGGATACAAGATTACCATTCTTACAGGTCTGATTCCGCCCTTGATCATTGTGATCGGCATACCCAACTGCATTTTCCTGCTCAATACCTACCACAGGGAATACAAGAAACACGGAAACCAGATCACAGGTCTCAGCCGCGTTATCCGCAAGATAGGATCCGCCATCCTGATGACCAATGTGACCACCGCCTGCGGATTCGCTACCTTCTCCATCACCGAAAGTTCTGTGTTGAAGGAATTCGGAATTGTGGCGTCTACCAACATCATGATGATTTTCCTTCTCTCCCTGCTGATGATCCCCACGATCTTCAGTTACCTGAAACCGCCGGAGGAGAAGCACACCAAACACCTTGACAACCGAAGGGTGAAGACATTCGTGGAGAGACTGATCCTGCTTATCAGCAAGCGCCGTGCTTTTGTTTACGGTTTTACATTTTCGCTGCTGGTGGTTGTGGTGATCGGAATCACCAAAATGCATACGACCGGGAACATTGTGGATGACCTTCCCAAGGACGATCCGGTATATGTGGATCTGAAATTCTTCGAAGAACATTTCAGCGGTGTGATGCCCTTTGAAGTTTACATTGATACCGGCAAAAAGAAGGGTGTGATGCAGTTGAACAAGATGAAGAAAATCGAGCAACTGCAGAAACTGATCGCTTCGTATCCGGAATTCTCAAGACCTCTTTCGGTGGTGGATGTGGTGAAGTTTTCGAAACAGGCGTATTACAACGGCAACCCGAAAATGTTCGCTCTGCCCACGGGCGACAGCGAGATGAGCTTCATCGCCAAATATGCTCCCAAGGACTCTGCGGGTTCGAATCCGCTGAAATCCTTCATTGACAGCACACGGCAGATCACCCGCGTAAGTGCACAAATGGCCGATATCGGAACCACTCAGATCAAGCGTATCCGCGACGACATCCGCCCGAAGATCGATTCCATCTTCGATCCCAGCAAGTATAAAGTGGTGCTTACCGGTACCAGCATCGTTTTTCTCAAAGGCACCGATTACCTGGTCAACAGCCTCTTCGTAAGTGTGACTCTGGCCGTATTGCTGATCTCCTTCTTCATGGCTTTGTTGTTCCGTTCCTTCAGGATGGTACTCATTTCCCTTGTGCCCAACATGATCCCGTTGTTGCTGACAGCCGCCCTCATGGGTTATCTCGACATCGCCATCAAACCTTCTACTGTACTTGTATTCAGCATTGCTTTCGGAATTTCGGTGGATGATACCATTCACTTCCTGGCAAAATACCGGCAGGAGCTGAAGATCTATGACGGCAACATCAAACAATCGGTACTCGCCGCGTTACGCGATGTAGGCGTTAGCATGATGTATACGTCCATTATCCTGTTCTTCGGCTTCGGTATCTTTGCTGCTTCAAAGTTTGGCGGTACCATGGCACTGGGTGTGTTGATCGCCATCACCCTGCTGATCGCCATGTTCTCTAACCTGATTCTTCTACCATCCTTGTTGCTTTCACTCGATAAAGCCATCACATCCAAAGCTTTCAGGGAAGAACCGTTTATCGAGATCTACGACGAAGAGGAAGACATTGATCTGAATGAATTGACCATCCATCGCTTTTCTGGAGAGCAGGAAACAAGCAGGGAAGCCAGGGCTGGTGAATCGTAA
- a CDS encoding NifU family protein, which produces MIEIIRKELELIRPYLQADDGDVTLEEVTEDFVVKVKLWGACCGCSMSPMTMRAGIEEAMKKAVPQVKEVVAVNDSRKHE; this is translated from the coding sequence CTGATCGAGATCATCAGGAAGGAACTGGAGCTGATCCGGCCCTACCTGCAGGCGGATGACGGTGATGTTACACTCGAGGAAGTCACCGAAGATTTTGTGGTCAAGGTGAAACTGTGGGGCGCCTGCTGCGGTTGTTCGATGAGCCCGATGACCATGCGCGCCGGTATCGAAGAAGCCATGAAAAAAGCCGTTCCGCAAGTGAAGGAAGTCGTAGCTGTGAATGACTCCCGCAAGCATGAATAA
- the rfbA gene encoding glucose-1-phosphate thymidylyltransferase RfbA, with protein MKGIILAGGSGTRLHPLTKVISKQLMPVYDKPMVYYPLSTLMLAGIRDVLIISTPHDMPFFQQLLGDGSQWGCNFEYRVQEVPNGLAQAFVIGADFVGNDPAALILGDNIFYGAGMSKKLQAMQHPDGGIVFAYHVSDPERYGVVEFDANGVAVSIEEKPAKPKSSYAVPGLYFYDNRVVDIAKNLKPSARGEYEITDVNKQYLADGKLQVAVLDRGTAWLDTGTFDSLMQAGQYVQVIEKRQGLKIGCVEEVAWRMKYINDDALVQLAEPLTKSGYGTYLMKLLNA; from the coding sequence ATGAAAGGAATTATACTTGCCGGAGGTTCCGGTACCCGCCTTCATCCGCTGACCAAGGTCATCAGCAAACAACTGATGCCGGTATACGATAAACCCATGGTGTATTACCCGTTGAGCACACTGATGCTGGCAGGTATCCGTGATGTGCTTATTATTTCCACCCCACATGACATGCCCTTTTTCCAGCAACTTCTGGGAGATGGCTCACAATGGGGTTGCAATTTTGAGTACCGTGTGCAGGAAGTTCCGAACGGACTGGCACAGGCCTTCGTGATTGGTGCTGATTTCGTGGGTAACGATCCTGCGGCGCTGATCCTTGGCGACAATATTTTTTACGGCGCCGGCATGTCCAAAAAACTACAGGCCATGCAGCATCCCGACGGAGGGATCGTATTCGCCTACCATGTGTCAGACCCCGAAAGGTATGGGGTAGTGGAATTCGACGCGAACGGCGTGGCAGTGTCCATCGAAGAGAAACCTGCCAAACCCAAGTCGAGCTATGCGGTGCCCGGACTCTACTTCTACGACAACCGGGTGGTTGACATTGCCAAGAACCTGAAACCCAGTGCCCGCGGCGAATACGAGATCACAGATGTGAACAAGCAATACCTGGCCGATGGCAAACTCCAGGTGGCGGTGCTTGATCGCGGAACGGCATGGCTGGATACCGGCACCTTTGATTCCCTGATGCAGGCAGGTCAGTATGTGCAGGTGATAGAGAAACGCCAGGGGCTGAAAATCGGATGTGTGGAGGAAGTGGCATGGCGCATGAAATACATCAACGATGATGCGTTGGTACAACTGGCAGAACCGCTCACAAAAAGCGGTTACGGAACCTATCTCATGAAGTTGCTCAATGCCTGA
- a CDS encoding SDR family oxidoreductase yields the protein MDVSQLMLREGSLNGQKIVITGGGTGLGKSMAEAFLHLGAHVVITSRKMDVLEATAEALDQIYPSKIQPVVCDVRDYSQVEAMLEQANTNGPAVSGLVNNAAGNFISPTEKLSNRAFDAVVDIVLKGSYNTTLAFGKKWIADKQHAVVLNIVTTYAWTGSAYVVPSACAKAGVLALTRSLAVEWAPYHIRLNAIAPGPFPTKGAWERLFPESVKQIINPEGRVPLGRAGEHHELANLASYLVSDFSAYMTGEVVTIDGGEWLKGAGQFNVMSEVPKEQWDLISQQIRQKKS from the coding sequence ATGGATGTTTCCCAACTGATGCTGCGCGAGGGCAGTCTCAACGGTCAGAAGATCGTAATTACCGGAGGAGGTACCGGACTGGGAAAATCAATGGCAGAAGCCTTCCTGCACCTGGGTGCGCATGTGGTGATCACCAGCAGGAAAATGGACGTGTTGGAAGCTACGGCCGAAGCACTTGATCAGATCTACCCATCGAAAATACAACCCGTCGTTTGTGATGTCAGGGACTACAGCCAGGTGGAAGCCATGCTGGAACAGGCAAACACAAACGGACCCGCTGTATCCGGACTGGTGAACAATGCCGCCGGCAACTTTATAAGTCCGACCGAAAAACTTTCCAACCGCGCCTTCGACGCCGTGGTGGACATCGTACTCAAAGGTTCTTACAACACCACCCTTGCATTCGGCAAGAAATGGATCGCCGACAAACAGCATGCGGTTGTACTGAATATTGTTACCACATATGCGTGGACAGGCTCGGCCTACGTGGTGCCTTCCGCCTGCGCAAAAGCCGGCGTGCTGGCGCTTACACGTTCACTGGCTGTGGAGTGGGCACCCTACCACATCCGGTTGAATGCCATCGCTCCGGGACCGTTTCCTACCAAAGGTGCATGGGAGCGGTTGTTCCCGGAAAGCGTGAAACAGATCATCAATCCCGAAGGACGTGTGCCGCTCGGACGCGCGGGAGAACACCATGAACTTGCCAACCTTGCTTCTTACCTGGTATCTGATTTCTCAGCATACATGACGGGGGAAGTGGTGACCATCGACGGAGGTGAATGGCTGAAAGGCGCCGGCCAGTTCAACGTGATGTCGGAGGTTCCCAAAGAACAATGGGACCTGATCTCCCAACAGATCCGGCAAAAGAAGTCGTAA